The Misgurnus anguillicaudatus chromosome 21, ASM2758022v2, whole genome shotgun sequence genome includes a window with the following:
- the ca7 gene encoding carbonic anhydrase 7, with amino-acid sequence MTGHHWGYDDVNGPAVWHKAYPIAQGNRQSPIDIVPGSAVYDATLSPISLFYDNCTSINISNNGHSVVVEFIDVDDRSVIQGGPLVNMYRLKQFHFHWGGKDCGGSEHTVSGKIYPSELHLVHWNAVKYKTFGEAAQAPDGLAVLGIFLDLGAEHKGLHQITDAMYMVKFKDTVADFKNFNPKCLLPLRLDYWTYPGSLTTPPLLESVTWIVLKDPIFVSEKQMGKFRTLSFNSEDEENRKRMENNFRPPQPLKGRTVRASFK; translated from the exons ATGACTGGCCATCACTGGGGATATGATGACGTCAATG GTCCAGCTGTGTGGCACAAAGCCTATCCCATTGCCCAGGGGAACCGACAATCACCTATTGATATTGTTCCTGGCAGTGCAGTTTATGATGCTACACTGTCACCCATCTCACTGTTTTATGACAACTGCACTTCAATCAACATTTCAAATAATGGCCATTCTGTGGTAGTGGAGTTTATTGACGTAGATGACCGATCAG TAATCCAGGGAGGTCCTCTTGTCAACATGTACCGACTTAAACAATTTCATTTCCACTGGGGTGGCAAGGACTGTGGTGGCTCTGAGCATACAGTTAGTGGGAAAATCTATCCTTCAGAG CTCCATCTGGTTCATTGGAATGCGGTGAAGTACAAGACCTTTGGTGAGGCTGCCCAAGCGCCTGATGGTCTGGCTGTACTTGGTATCTTTCTGGAT TTAGGTGCTGAGCACAAAGGTCTTCATCAAATAACAGATGCAATGTATATGGTGAAATTCAAG GACACTGTTGCTGATTTTAAGAACTTTAACCCAAAGTGTCTCCTGCCTCTCAGATTGGATTACTGGACATACCCAGGGTCTCTCACCACTCCCCCATTACTTGAGAGCGTTACATGGATCGTTCTTAAAGACCCTATTTTTGTGTCAGAGAAACAG ATGGGAAAGTTCCGGACACTGAGTTTCAACAGCGAGGATGAGGAGAATCGAAAGCGCATGGAGAACAACTTTCGGCCACCACAGCCACTTAAAGGCAGGACAGTAAGGGCCTCTTTTAAGTAA